AGAGTTCTTAGAGTATGTAAAGTTCAATGGAGAAACCAATCAAAGGAAGATGCAACTTGAAAAAATGAGAATCAAATGAAGATGAATTTTCCTCATCTCTTTGAGGTGTAACATAATCACGTTAGAGTCACCCAGAGTGTCATATGAAGTTTGGTTATGCCCTTGAATTTAAAATTTCTGTATTCAAGACAGTTGTATCCCTTGACTTAAAGTGGTAGTTCATGTATCCAAATCTTTTTATTCTTGAGCTTTGGAGATGAGACATGTATAGCTTGTTAAGCTGGTTTACAATGTAAGTTGAGATGTTGGAATGTTTATCGGAGTTCTATTCCTAGTTTTGTCTTCCTTCCTTGTCCCTAGTTTTTTctcgaatctcaggacgagattcatcttaagggggtagaattgtaacaccctaaaatttatctCCTTTAAAATAgaactaaaatgatttatttatgaatttttgtgcacatgaaatatcagaaaataaaaaaatattaatttaaaatacatcataaggtttagcaactgattgtgcatacatgttggtgcataaagtttatcgtgatgagtggtgttgatccaaaactccaaagtaatttggaatatttttgaaaagggtttgaaaatagctttgaaataaaagaaaagaaagaaaagaaaattagaaaataaaagtatttttaaagttgtaaagtttatcttggaaagcctaacaaaattgtccatttttatttaaatagggaagtatatttgaaactatacttgaatttgatttgaatttggcttagaattgaaaaCTAGAATTGAAAAAGAATTTGATTTGAAAAAACTCTATTTCTTCCTTTTTCAGCCCAGCCCCAGAACCGGCCCAGCCGCGCCTCCCCTTCCTTCTCGTTTTCTCCCGCGCCTGGCCTGGTGGATTTAAGTAGGCAGAGGATTTAAAAGGAGCTCAAATGACTAGTTTTCATACGACAAGTACGTGCGTCGATGCCCATCCAAATACTCGGATCCGTAGAACATTATTCGTGAGTCAGATGGCCGTTGGCCAAATCTTCCAGCAACGGCCAAGTACGTCTACACCGCCAACCGTTGCATCAAAAATCTATTATAAATACACACATTGCCAACTATATACACCAACTAGTACCTACTACAAGCAAAGTAGACCAACCATTGGTATGGAATAATATGGATGACTCATTTTTTTAGTAATTTCCGCGAACCCGCTCAACTCCTTAAATGTAAGTTCACATCCACAACATACAACCACACATCATTCAATACAAAAAATTTcatccacatccacatccacatccacACCGTCGTCCCATCAACTATAGGCAGTGTGTTATCTAAATTATACTCGTCAAAATAACACAAATCTATCTAAGTCAACTTTTGTTCTATACTCTCTCGGTCCCTTTTAATTATCATTCTCACTTCTCGAGAAGTCAAATGTATTCAATTTTcacaaaatatataaaaaaatattaatatatatagtacataattagtatcatgcCCGTGTGTTGCAATTTATCTGAAGagacaaatgttgctaatattttctataaacttaattaaacttaaaaaggTTTGACCAACACGAATCATAACTATGCTAAAAAGGACAGAGGAAATACAAGCTACTCCCTCTCCGTCAAAGCATGCAATCCTACGATTGGAGTGGTATCCGAAAAAAGATGCAATTTTAAACCATAGGAGCCAGTAGTAGTGGGATCCACTGACAAAAAAAAGTCTGATCCTGGTGAATCACACAGTGGTAAGAGTGCTAATTGGCTGACCGCAAGTGCAGATGAAAGAGAAAAAGGCTGGCGCTGTCACTGCACAATGAAAACATAGAGTTACATGCGTATTTTTTCTCCACCACTAAGTTTGCCTGGGGAACCTAGATTTGCATGCTTTAACGGACAGAGGGAGTATCATAGAGGCCTTTACTGACAATTCAATGCCCTGTTTGGATTTGTTACACAGCAGTTAGCTAGGTAATAGGATGTAGCTAATATTCGCTGGTTAATAATTGACTAGGTACCTATTAGCTGGGAGGGTGTTTGATACACAGCTAATTGATGAGATAGTTGTTATTTCTCCACTTATTAGCTGTTACTATCCAATTTGGTCCAACTAGTGAGATAGTGAGATAGTTGTTATTTCTCCACTTATTAGCTGTTACTATCCAATTTAGTTCAGCTAGTGAGATAGTTGTTATCTAGAGGTCTAGCTAATAATTGGCTACACTATTATCTATATGGATCCGGAAGAGATAATTATGATAACTACATATAGTTATCCAAACAGGGCCAAGTAGAGTATAGACACATGGAATGCTAGGAGGTTTCAGAGCCGACCATCCAGCATCTCTAGTTGGATCGATGGCCTTGTTGGAGGTTGTAGAGACTGCGTTTTGTGAGGCGATGAGAACAGTATAGTTCTCCAACTTCAGAGCATCCAGTTCCAATCGCTCAACAGCTGCCCCAGGCCAGTCGTCATCATCAGTGCGCTCGTCGGCTGGTGAACTGGGCCATCTCGTGACGATAGGTCCCGGGCCGTGAGCCCACCGGCTCGGAGTACTCGACCATTCGGTCACGTGGCGCTCGTCAGCAGCATGTGTCTGCGTGCGGCCGCTGCAGTCCGCAGTCCGCAGAGTTTCTCGCCGGATTCCCCAAACCCCCCAAGCAGCTCCCTCTCCTCTCCGCCTCCACCCATCGAGCATCGAGcaccgagcggcggcggcggcatggaggCTGGCGGCGAGGAGTTCGCGATCGGCGTGGTGATCTCCGCGAAGACCACCCTGGGGGAGGAGTTCGAGGGCCAGATCGTCGCCTTCGATCGCCCCTCCAACCTCCTCGTTATCCATATCCTTCCCAAATCGCTCATGCTCTTCAACCGCATCTCCATGTCCTTTACCTATCGGTCTCGCTGTTCGTTTGCCCgtgttgtttttttttgtttccttgaCGGTGTAGATCACAGGAGGGCGTGGGGAGGGCCGAGAGGGGGGAGCGGCGGAATGTGAGGGTGCTCAAGGCGAACTACATCCGGGAGTTCTCTGTGGTCAGCAAGGGTGACGACCCTCTCGATCCTTCCGGCTGCATGCTGGACCTCAACGCCATTTATGCCCGGGAGGATGCTGCACTCAGGTGCGTTAATCACTGTGATTTAGACGTAATATATGCCGATTTGGGCTGCTCCTGTGTAGGGTGCTGTAATGAGTGGATCACACATCTTGGGGAAACAAGTACTAATTGAGATTTATTTTGTTTCGATACTAGCTTGCTAGTGTAAATGTGAACTCATGCCCgagcaaaaggaaaaggattcaATCTAGAATCACCTTTCCATCTGTGGCCTAAATTGATTATTGCTGAAGTTGTGCGACTCAGTTAGACCTAACTCTTTTATAGCTGGTAAATCGATATTATTTCCATGTCGAAACATCAACAACAGTGTTAATGCAGATTTCTAGCaagggaagggggggggggggggggggggggggggggggggcaatgtGTGCCTGGAGATAAGAGAGCTAGAAGGAGGTCTATAAGCTATAGTGATATAGTTCAGATTGTTTGTGGCCCTGCAGTGCAGACCCTGGCCTTTTAACATTAGATCAAATGGCATCACCAAAGATATGCCAACATATTGGAAATAAGGAAACATCCTCTTAATTGGGATAGCTATATAGTAGTAAAGGTTTGACCAAGAAAAAGAGTATATCTTGTGAAAGATTTATACTTGTGGGCTTTGGAGCTCTCCTATCATGATTTGGTCTGAGTTTTTTGGTCCATGGAAAAGAATTTGGAAGTCTTGTGCTCCACATAAATGTTGTTTCTTCATGTGGTTGGTTGCACCTGCACACAATATGTGCTGGATCGCCAATAGGCTTGCACGGCGAGGTCTTCCACACCCAGAACATTGCCCGCTCTGTGACCAACATGAGGGAACTTTAAACCAGTTGCTCACCTCTTCCCTTTTCACAAGAACTTTCTGGTTCAACCTGCTGCAAATTGTTGGCCTACAAGCTCCGCCCCTGCAACCAGACGAGTGTTTTTTCGAAGATTGGTGGGCATAGGCTGAAACAAAGGGTGGATATTCAAAAAAGAAAGGGCTAAACTCTGTCGTCATACTTGGAGCATGGTCGGTTTGGAAACATCTTAATAGTTGTGCGTTTGATGCCTCATCACCTGACCTGGCTAGAGCACTGTTGATCGCTAGGGAGAAGTTGCATGACTGGGATCTGCCAGGGCTAAAGGCATCTCTTGCCTCCTCGCCCTGCTGCCGGACATTGTTTAGTGGTGGTGTGCTGTTTCTCAGGTCGGGTCGTATTTTTATATCTGTCAAGGCAATTCCTGTATTAAGACTCTAGTGTGCGTGGGTCTGGGTTTGTAAGGGCTCTTGCCccttctctttttcttcttaatataaatgATACAGCtgtttcgagaaaaaaaaaattgatcAGAGTTGCGTTGCCTTTGGTGGCATTTAAAGTTCGCGGAGATAAAAAAACCTGGCCAACTGAAGGCTATGTTGCAGAGTTTCATCCACAAGAAGTGCCAAGGTCTAAAGACCGGGCAATGGTCATTCCAGATTTGTGTAAAGAACCAGAGGACATGAATGATGCCTATTTCTAGATAATAGCCATGCTGTGTAAGGTCTAGTATGTGTGACTGATGTTGCTCTTTCGATTGGAAGCTGGGATTCTCAGTAGTCTTGGCTTTTGATAGTTTCTCTGGAAGTCTTTTGGGGATGGTAATAGCTAAAGCAGCCCTCTTACTGTCATAGTGGTAGTTCTAGCTTTTATGCTACTAGTTTTGTATATCATGGATATTTGGATTCACTCGTAACTTTGTAATTTTATTACCTTGAGCGATACAAAGAaaaggggcagacccagtgccggaggctcccacatgagtggggtctggggaagggaaaaaccgaggcaagccttccccccgcaaaatctacggagaggctgctttgaacccacgacctggtgactcagtgagacagctttcaccactgcaccaggcctgcccttctaccTTGAGCGATACACCGTTATGGAAAAAACCCTGGTCAACTGTGCCACTAGCATAACATGTTGCAtggaaaattttggaatttagtAGAGCATTGAAGAtggcttttctttttttttcatgttTGTATCAATTGAGTCTGCAT
This region of Miscanthus floridulus cultivar M001 unplaced genomic scaffold, ASM1932011v1 os_2021_1_2, whole genome shotgun sequence genomic DNA includes:
- the LOC136534536 gene encoding uncharacterized protein, producing the protein MCLRAAAAVRSPQSFSPDSPNPPSSSLSSPPPPIEHRAPSGGGGMEAGGEEFAIGVVISAKTTLGEEFEGQIVAFDRPSNLLVIQEGVGRAERGERRNVRVLKANYIREFSVVSKGDDPLDPSGCMLDLNAIYAREDAALRQAEIEAERIGVGVTPEAQSIFDALSKTLPVQWDKTDIVVMKEVRVRSPYLPENVSGGTAAANERVKKVIDFERKRLHSRVPGQFS